Proteins encoded in a region of the Ziziphus jujuba cultivar Dongzao chromosome 3, ASM3175591v1 genome:
- the LOC107422161 gene encoding probable aldo-keto reductase 2: MAQVRRIKLGSQGLEVSALGLGCMGMSAFYGPPKPESDMISLIHHAINSGVTFLDTSDIYGPFTNEILLGKALKDGVSKKVELATKFGIRYSDGKKEIRGDPQYVRAACEASLKRLGVDSIDLYYQHRIDTRVPIEVTVGELKKLVEEGKIKYIGLSEASAATIRRAHAVHPITAVQLEWSLWSRDVEEDIIPTCRELDIGIVAYSPLGRGFLSSGPKLLDELSKEDFRKHLPRFQPENLEHNKTIFERVNEMAARKGCTPSQLALAWVHHQGNDVCPIPGTTKIENFNQNIGALSVKLTPEEKAELEALASVDAVKGDRYASDFADTTYKNADTPPLSSWKAT; the protein is encoded by the exons ATGGCGCAAGTGAGAAGAATCAAGCTCGGTTCACAAGGTCTAGAGGTATCGGCTCTAGGACTTGGCTGCATGGGCATGTCGGCTTTCTATGGCCCTCCAAAGCCTGAATCCGATATGATATCTCTCATCCACCATGCCATCAACTCCGGTGTCACCTTCCTAGATACCTCCGACATCTATGGTCCTTTCACCAACGAAATCCTTCTCGGAAAg GCACTGAAAGATGGAGTGAGTAAAAAAGTAGAGCTTGCTACTAAATTTGGTATAAGGTATTCGGACGGGAAGAAGGAGATTCGCGGCGATCCTCAGTATGTGAGAGCAGCTTGTGAGGCCAGTTTGAAGAGGCTTGGTGTTGATTCCATCGATCTCTATTACCAGCATCGGATAGACACCAGGGTCCCAATTGAAGTCACG GTGGGGGAGCTCAAGAAACTAGTTGAAGagggtaaaataaaatacattggtCTATCTGAGGCCTCCGCTGCGACAATAAGAAGAGCTCATGCTGTTCATCCAATAACAGCCGTGCAGTTGGAGTGGTCCTTGTGGTCAAGAGACGTGGAGGAAGACATAATTCCTACCTGCAG gGAACTTGACATTGGCATTGTAGCATACAGTCCTTTAGGCCGAGGATTCCTTTCATCAGGACCCAAACTTTTAGACGAACTGTCGAAGGAAGACTTTCGAAAG CATCTACCGAGGTTCCAACCAGAAAATCTAGAGCACAACAAAACAATATTCGAGCGAGTGAATGAAATGGCAGCAAGAAAAGGATGCACACCATCACAGTTGGCTCTGGCCTGGGTCCATCACCAAGGAAATGATGTCTGTCCTATTCCCGGAACTACCAAAATCGAAAATTTTAACCAGAACATTGGAGCTCTTTCTGTTAAACTGACACCAGAAGAGAAGGCAGAGCTTGAAGCTTTGGCATCAGTTGATGCTGTTAAGGGTGATAGATATGCGAGTGACTTTGCTGATACTACTTATAAGAATGCGGACACCCCGCCGCTTTCTTCATGGAAAGCCACTTAG